One Ananas comosus cultivar F153 linkage group 23, ASM154086v1, whole genome shotgun sequence genomic window carries:
- the LOC109728139 gene encoding LOW QUALITY PROTEIN: bifunctional 3-dehydroquinate dehydratase/shikimate dehydrogenase, chloroplastic (The sequence of the model RefSeq protein was modified relative to this genomic sequence to represent the inferred CDS: substituted 1 base at 1 genomic stop codon), whose protein sequence is MEGTTLLCAPLVGKRVEDMVRDMALAKSLGADIVELRLDFLDMFDPYRDLEILLNGRPLPALVTYRPKWEGGHFEGDEKLRYEVLCRAMELGAEYVDIELKAADGFVHMISGKRPEKFKLIISSHNFQNTPSTEVLGELVARIQAAGADIVKIATTAVDIVDVARMFQVMVHCQERQVPMIXVREDSLVMSERGVMSRLLCPKFGGYLTFGTLTAGKESAPGQPTITDMLDIYNIRQIRADTKVFGLIAKPVKQSKSPILHNKTFRHVGFNGVYLPLLVDDLASFLETYSSPDFAGFSSTLPHKETAVTCCDEVDPVAKSIGAVNTIIKRPSDGKLVGYNTDYVGAISAIEDGLRGFNVKNVVGSPLAGRLFVVIGAGGAGKALAYGAKEKGAKVIIANRTYERAKELANSVGGRALSLAELETYNPGEGMILANTTSMGMYPNVNDTPIPKHALKFYDLVFDAVYAPKVTRLLREAEESGVATVSGVEMFVRQAMGQFELFTGLKAPESFMREIAAQYT, encoded by the exons ATGGAGGGGACGACGCTGCTGTGCGCGCCATTGGTGGGGAAAAGGGTGGAGGATATGGTGAGGGACATGGCGCTGGCAAAGTCGCTCGGCGCCGACATCGTCGAGCTCCGCCTCGATTTCCTCGACATGTTCGACCCCTACCGCGATCTCGAGATCCTCCTCAACGGCCGCCCCCTCCCCGCCCTCGTCACCTACCG ACCGAAATGGGAAGGAGGCCATTTCGAAGGTGATGAAAAACTGCGATATGAAGTACTTTGTCGAGCAATGGAGTTAGGAGCTGAATATGTTGATATTGAGCTAAAG GCTGCCGACGGATTCGTTCACATGATTTCTGGAAAGAGACCAGAAAAGTTCAAGCTCATTATTTCTTCTCATAATTTCCAAAATACTCCATCTACTGAGGTACTTGGCGAACTTGTGGCCAGAATACAAGCTGCTGGAGCTGATATCGTGAAAATTGCAACTACTGCTGTGGACATTGTTGATGTGGCACGGATGTTTCAAGTTATGGTACATTGCCAA GAACGGCAGGTACCGATGATATGAGTGAGAGAGGA CTCNTTGGTTATGAGTGAGAGAGGAGTGATGTCTCGGCTGCTGTGCCCTAAGTTTGGTGGATATCTTACCTTCGGCACGCTTACTGCGGGAAAGGAATCAGCTCCTGGCCAACCAACTATCACAGATATGTTGGACATTTACAATATCAGACAGATAAGAGCAGATACGAAAGTTTTTGGTTTAATTGCAAAGCCAGTGAAGCAGAGTAAAAGCCCTATTTTGCACAATAAAACATTCAGGCATGTTGGATTTAATGGAGTTTATTTGCCACTTCTGGTCGATGACCTTGCTAGTTTTCTTGAGACGTACTCTTCTCCAGACTTCGCTGGATTCAG TAGTACACTTCCTCACAAGGAGACTGCAGTAACATGTTGCGATGAGGTTGATCCTGTTGCTAAG TCTATAGGAGCTGTAAATACCATCATCAAAAGGCCATCTGATGGGAAATTAGTCGGTTACAATACTGACTATGTTGGTGCAATTTCTGCTATTGAGGATGGGCTAAGAG GTTTTAACGTTAAAAATGTTGTTGGCTCGCCTTTGGCTGGTAGACTATTTGTTGTTATAGGTGCTGGCGGTGCTGGTAAGGCACTTGCTTATGGTGCAAAGGAGAAGGGAGCTAAAGTCATAATTGCAAACCGTACTTATG AACGAGCCAAAGAACTTGCAAACTCAGTTGGTGGACGTGCTCTATCGCTTGCCGAGTTGGAAACTTACAATCCAGGAGAAGGGATGATCCTTGCAAACACAACGTCGATGGGAATGTACCCAAATGTGAATGATACTCCTATTCCTAAG CATGCCTTGAAATTCTACGATTTGGTATTCGATGCTGTCTATGCCCCAAAAGTGACTAGACTTTTACGGGAAGCAGAAGAGAGTGGAGTTGCGACTGTTAGTGGTGTGGAGATGTTTGTTAGGCAAGCAATGGGTCAATTTGAATTGTTCACGGGTTTGAAAG CTCCTGAGAGTTTTATGCGTGAAATTGCTGCACAATACACATAA
- the LOC109728422 gene encoding pentatricopeptide repeat-containing protein At4g35850, mitochondrial: MNIVKSFFTSAHRRRCSPALLAKLRPFSVATPEYAKRNYANNVSEYNTVIGSLVAKRRGYLLRDVYDDMMLDGVQPVRDTFHALIVGTMKNSRLQDAFYFRDEMKAMGLPPDVNLYNFLISTCGKCKNSDAAIKLLEEMKKHGVKLKGETYICLLNALAATGRTDQVYAIVRDMTAAGLGLNKFCYAGLITAFKNKTPITDETTTKIIELVKQSKGWSSIDASSDSGENVMMNVSEEELYNIPTAEYIHRRGFINRQLTVYHVALHACADLKSKETMETLLDMLKSDGYSYDAFIVMQAMRCYLHCGDIDSGLKIFEEYTSTRPPTAELFVTLIEGAMVGYTPRGMQLAQDYLEKMNARGFYLNAKMGSDLLLAAAGERTGGYTTANYLWDLMQSRNITPSLPAVEAYHKGLKQREIPADDPRLLLVSRTLDNLMDRFGGRDRFGGRRRT, from the exons ATGAACATCGTCAAGAGCTTCTTCACCTCCG CTCATCGCCGCCGCTGCTCCCCGGCGCTCCTCGCGAAGCTCCGGCCCTTCTCCGTCGCGACCCCGGAGTATGCGAAGAGGAACTACGCCAACAACGTGTCCGAGTACAACACCGTCATCGGATCCCTCGTCGCCAAGCGAAG AGGTTACTTGCTGAGAGATGTGTATGATGATATGATGCTTGATGGGGTGCAGCCTGTGCGCGATACATTCCACGCTCTTATTGTTGGCACAATGAAAAATAGCCGCCTACAGGATGCCTTCTATTTCCGCGATGAGATGAAAGCAATGGGCTTACCACCTGAT GTTAATCTTTACAACTTCTTGATCTCGACGTGCGGAAAGTGCAAGAACTCTGATGCGGCCATTAAG CTTTTGGAAGAGATGAAGAAGCATGGGGTTAAGCTTAAAGGAGAGACCTATATTTGTCTTCTAAATGCCCTGGCAGCAACTGGCCGCACGGATCAAGT CTATGCTATCGTTCGTGATATGACTGCTGCTGGTCTCGGACTAAACAAGTTCTGCTATGCTGGGCTTATAACTGCATTCAAAAACAAGACACCCATAACTGATGAGACAACTACTAAA ATTATCGAGCTTGTCAAGCAATCAAAGGGCTGGTCTTCCATTGATGCATCGAGTGATAGTGGAGAGAATGTGATGATGAACGTTTCAGAGGAAGAACTATATAACATCCCAACAGCAGAATATATTCACAGACGAGGATTCATAAACAGGCAATTGACAGTTTACCATGTTGCTTTACATGCCTGTGCAGATTTGAAGAGTAAAGAG ACAATGGAAACACTTCTTGATATGCTTAAGAGTGATGGCTATTCTTACGATGCCTTCATAGTCATGCAAGCTATGAG GTGCTATCTTCACTGTGGGGATATTGATTCTGGTCTTAAGATATTTGAAGAGTATACAAGCACAAGGCCCCCAACTGCTGAGTTGTTTGTG ACGCTAATTGAAGGGGCGATGGTTGGATATACACCGAGAGGGATGCAACTTGCTCAAGATTACTTG GAGAAGATGAACGCAAGAGGATTCTACTTGAATGCCAAGATGGGAAGCGATCTCCTCCTTGCAGCTGCTGGTGAAAGG ACTGGCGGATACACTACTGCAAATTATCTGTGGGATCTCATGCAGAGTCGCAATATCACTCCATCGCTACCTGCTGTCGAGGCCTACCATAAGGGTCTGAAG CAACGAGAAATACCCGCAGATGACCCGCGGCTTCTATTGGTTAGCCGCACATTAGATAATCTAATGGACCGATTTGGAGGGAGGGACCGATttggagggaggagaagaacCTAG
- the LOC109727811 gene encoding uncharacterized protein LOC109727811 produces the protein MWHIPYSVCCRLVRALHQELTMEASGDSEEVSAPAVDGSVLPSVEEKADADADDCESCIHDLHDSSYDEDDKHKYVDADADVSADVTIMWQCAKVIEKEDTEKLVDADEEGKLFWEACLASGYP, from the exons ATGTGGCACATTCCCTACTCAGTATGCTGCAG GTTAGTGAGAGCACTCCATCAAGAGCTTACAATGGAGGCCTCCGGCGACTCCGAGGAGGTCTCCGCTCCCGCCGTAGACGGTAGTGTATTACCGTCGGTGGAAGAGAAAGCAGATGCCGATGCAGACGACTGTGAGTCGTGCATCCACGATCTACATGATAGCAGCTACGACGAAGATGATAAACATAAATACGTAGACGCTGATGCTGATGTGAGTGCTGATGTGACAATAATGTGGCAATGTGCGAAAGTGATAGAAAAAGAAGATACAGAAAAGTTGGTGGATGCTGATGAAGAAGGTAAGCTGTTTTGGGAGGCTTGTTTGGCTTCTGGATATCCTTAG
- the LOC109728151 gene encoding VIN3-like protein 1, which yields MQSGSLKHKVIEEMSKTQTIKGCKNIEQKKISSSNNSIFSDLKKQPRNGEFLHDTVFANTWTCKNSACKAVLSSQDTFCRRCSCCICHLFDENKDPSLWLVCESETDDKDCCGLSCHIDCALQHKNVGCVDLGGQTMHLDGSYCCASCGKVSGILGCWRRQLVVAKDARRVDVLCHRIHLSYRLLDGTSNFKELHQIVKEAKAKLETEVGPLDGVSAHMARSIVSRLSAAVDVQKLCSLAVEKANDWLRSSQLEPKHKDALPAACRFRFEDITSSSLVIVLKETFSPPSDAIKGYKLWYWKSREEQPSEKEPIIFTRAQRRILIYNLQPCTEYAFRIISFTENADLGHSGSKCFTKSVEIIHKQTAHDSAQGCSSSVRREGKKRNSKPSSGFKIRNVGKFLRLAWAQEECSYDELFQEDGEEDSCGGSGEALPETAEEDQATPASSHRIDLNAVSIPDLNAEAECSPDENGCSSEKNELVRSNGSDDFGEAPAVESRSEGGKQPNVIQEETCDEDSTLVVGSPHRFSNGSGQLDDNYEYCVKVIRWLECLGHIEKGFRMKFLTWFSLRSTEQERRVVITFIRTLIEEPNSLAGQLLDSFSEIVTCKRPRNGFCSKLWH from the exons ATGCAATCTGGTTCATTAAAACACAAAGTAATTGaggagatgtccaaaacacaaaccATCAAAGGATGTAAGAACATAGAACAGAAGAAAATATCTTCCTCAAATAATTCAATCTTCTCCGATCTTAAGAAGCAACCGAGGAACGGCGAGTTTCTTCACGATACAGTATTTGCTAACACTTGGACTTGCAAAAATTCAGCTTGTAAAGCTGTTCTTTCTTCACAAGATACATTCTGTAGGAGGTGTTCATGCTGCATTTGCCATCTCTTTGATGAAAATAAAGATCCTAGTCTTTGGCTAGTCTGCGAATCCGAAACTGACGACAAAGACTGCTGTGGGTTGTCTTGCCATATTGACTGTGCGCTTCAGCACAAGAACGTAGGGTGTGTTGATCTCGGGGGGCAAACCATGCATCTTGATGGGAGTTATTGTTGCGCTTCCTGTGGGAAGGTTTCTGGGATATTGGG ATGTTGGAGGAGGCAACTAGTGGTAGCAAAAGATGCACGCCGGGTGGATGTTCTGTGCCATCGCATACACTTAAGTTACAGGCTTTTGGATGGAACTTCTAACTTCAAAGAACTGCACCAGATTGTCAAAGAAGCGAAAGCAAAGCTGGAGACTGAAGTCGGCCCACTTGATGGAGTTTCAGCCCACATGGCCCGTAGCATTGTAAGCAGGTTGTCGGCTGCTGTTGATGTGCAGAAGCTTTGCTCTTTAGCAGTCGAGAAGGCCAACGACTGGTTGAGGTCTTCTCAATTAGAACCAAAACATAAAG ATGCACTTCCTGCTGCCTGTAGATTCAGGTTTGAAGACATAACATCATCTTCTCTCGTGATTGTTTTGAAAGAGACATTTTCTCCACCATCTGATGCTATTAAGGGTTACAAGCTCTGGTATTGGAAGAGTCGAGAAGAACAACCCTCCGAGAAAGAGCCCATCATTTTTACAAGAGCGCAAAGAAGGATACTGATATATAACCTTCAGCCATGCACAGAGTACGCTTTTCGGATAATTTCATTCACAGAGAATGCGGATTTGGGCCACTCAGGATCAAAATGTTTTACTAAAAGCGTGGAGATCATTCACAAGCAAACGGCACATGATAGTGCACAAGGGTGCTCATCTAGTGTTAGGAGAGAGGGCAAGAAGCGAAATTCCAAGCCATCGTCTGGCTTCAAGATTCGAAATGTAGGGAAATTTTTGCGACTAGCTTGGGCCCAAGAAGAATGTAGTTATGATGAGCTTTTCCAAGAGGATGGAGAAGAAGATTCGTGTGGTGGGAGCGGGGAAGCACTTCCAGAGACAGCTGAAGAGGATCAAGCCACACCCGCTTCTTCCCATAGGATAGATTTAAATGCGGTCTCAATTCCCGACCTTAATGCCGAGGCAGAGTGCTCCCCTGATGAGAATGGATGCAGCTCAGAGAAGAACGAGCTGGTGAGATCAAATGGCAGCGATGACTTCGGAGAGGCCCCGGCCGTTGAATCTCGATCGGAGGGTGGGAAACAGCCAAATGTCATACAAGAGGAAACTTGCGATGAGGACAGCACGCTGGTCGTCGGTTCGCCTCATCGATTTTCTAACGGGTCGGGTCAGTTGGATGATAACTATGAGTACTGCGTGAAGGTCATAAGGTGGCTAGAGTGCTTAGGGCACATCGAGAAGGGCTTTAGGATGAAGTTCTTGACATGGTTTAGTTTGAGGTCCACCGAGCAGGAGCGGCGGGTTGTGATCACATTCATCCGCACGCTTATTGAAGAACCCAATAGCTTGGCCGGACAGCTTCTTGATTCCTTCTCAGAGATCGTTACCTGCAAGAGGCCGCGGAATGGCTTCTGCAGTAAGCTATGGCATTGA
- the LOC109728226 gene encoding uncharacterized CRM domain-containing protein At3g25440, chloroplastic isoform X2, with protein sequence MLFDTIKIQHVGFEELPEALLEANVISPSQAKKKVALLLQKLKKYELPELPAPRHDPELLTSEQLQAYKKIGFRNRNYVPVGVRGVFGGVVQNMHLHWKFHETVQVCCDNFPKEKIREMATMLARLSGGIVVNIHNVKTIIMFRGRNYRQPKNLIPINTLTKRKALFKARFEQALESQKLNIKKIEQQLRRKGVNPEDPVAMASIQRVASTFFRAIDEQQGTPYVFRADRKPGSETNEVQDEPLDLPSEDSDQEELDRFIAEIEEAADQEWAEEEATEKEEATRIRYWGKDDMGMRRNSANWSEEDSAEDRGHGRYRSGGDRRRSMDIRKWDGGDEISEGSESEELESGDGGGSGDDNSVDEIPRRMGSARPREGKVGRGEGYKARGGGGSRAITSDRLDDGSDSDELGDMNDGFWESDDDRGDVRSAVSVRNDVYNYLSSGDEDDGDEWKNGNMHGELKNKKIDESWDSD encoded by the exons ATGTTGTTCGACACCATTAAAATTCAACATGTGGGCTTTGAGGAACTTCCAGAGGCATTGCTTGAAGCAAATGTCATTTCTCCATCGCAG GCGAAGAAAAAGGTGGCTTTGCTCCTGCAAAAGCTCAAGAAGTATGAGCTACCAGAATTACCTGCTCCTCGACACGATCCAGAGCTTTTAACTTCCGAACAGCTTCAGGCTTACAAAAAGATTGGCTTTAGGAATAGAAATTATGTCCCGGTTGGAGTTCGTGGAGTGTTTGGAGGTGTTGTTCAGAACATGCATCTTCATTGGAAGTTTCACGAGACTGTGCAAGTCTGTTGTGACAACTTCCCAAAGGAGAAAATTAGAGAGATGGCGACAATGCTTGCGAGATTAAGTGGTGGGATTGTCGTAAATATACATAATGTGAAGACGATTATAATGTTCCGCGGAAGAAACTATCGTCAGCCAAAGAATTTGATTCCCATTAACACACTTACCAAGAGGAAG GCTTTGTTCAAGGCTCGGTTTGAGCAAGCCCTCGAGTCGCAGAAGCTAAACATCAAGAAGATAGAGCAACAGCTACGCCGCAAGGGGGTAAACCCCGAGGACCCAGTTGCTATGGCTAGTATCCAGAGAGTCGCCTCGACGTTCTTCCGCGCCATCGATGAGCAGCAAGGAACTCCATATGTTTTCCGTGCAGACCGCAAACCAGGTTCGGAGACCAATGAAGTACAAGATGAGCCACTTGATCTGCCTTCTGAGGACAGTGATCAGGAGGAGCTCGACCGCTTCATCGCGGAGATCGAGGAAGCGGCTGATCAAGAGTGGGCGGAAGAGGAGGCAACAGAGAAGGAAGAGGCTACGAGAATAAGGTATTGGGGGAAGGACGATATGGGAATGAGGAGGAATAGTGCAAATTGGAGCGAAGAAGATTCGGCGGAAGATAGAGGCCATGGGAGATATAGGAGTGGTGGCGATAGGCGAAGAAGTATGGATATTCGGAAGTGGGATGGCGGGGATGAGATATCCGAGGGATCGGAAAGTGAGGAGTTGGAGTCGGGGGATGGCGGTGGCAGTGGTGACGACAATAGTGTGGATGAGATCCCTCGACGAATGGGAAGCGCGAGACCAAGGGAGGGAAAGGTTGGTCGTGGCGAAGGCTATAAAGCCAGGGGCGGTGGTGGATCGAGAGCGATAACTAGCGATAGATTAGATGATGGTTCTGATAGTGATGAACTTGGGGACATGAATGATGGTTTCTGGGAATCTGATGATGACAGGGGAGATGTTCGTTCGGCAGTTTCTGTACGTAACGATGTGTATAATTACCTTAGTAGTGGTGATGAAGATGATGGTGATGAGTGGAAAAACGGAAATATGCATGGTGAGTTGAAGAACAAAAAGATTGATGAGAGTTGGGACAGCGATTAA
- the LOC109728226 gene encoding uncharacterized CRM domain-containing protein At3g25440, chloroplastic isoform X1 yields MWALRNFQRHCLKQMSFLHRRNFLVRDVSLHTQSSNDIMSIQSRITYPPLISMLDCVTGSRLMSTGGRSMRSKVEKRMQREAGKTLREMRRAKKLRKKLMTEDERLIYNLRRAKKKVALLLQKLKKYELPELPAPRHDPELLTSEQLQAYKKIGFRNRNYVPVGVRGVFGGVVQNMHLHWKFHETVQVCCDNFPKEKIREMATMLARLSGGIVVNIHNVKTIIMFRGRNYRQPKNLIPINTLTKRKALFKARFEQALESQKLNIKKIEQQLRRKGVNPEDPVAMASIQRVASTFFRAIDEQQGTPYVFRADRKPGSETNEVQDEPLDLPSEDSDQEELDRFIAEIEEAADQEWAEEEATEKEEATRIRYWGKDDMGMRRNSANWSEEDSAEDRGHGRYRSGGDRRRSMDIRKWDGGDEISEGSESEELESGDGGGSGDDNSVDEIPRRMGSARPREGKVGRGEGYKARGGGGSRAITSDRLDDGSDSDELGDMNDGFWESDDDRGDVRSAVSVRNDVYNYLSSGDEDDGDEWKNGNMHGELKNKKIDESWDSD; encoded by the exons ATGTGGGCTTTGAGGAACTTCCAGAGGCATTGCTTGAAGCAAATGTCATTTCTCCATCGCAG GAATTTTTTGGTTAGAGATGTATCACTGCATACGCAATCTAGCAATGATATAATGTCAATACAGTCGAGAATAACTTATCCACCTTTGATCTCTATGTTGGATTGTGTCACTGGGTCACGGCTTATGTCAACCGGAGGAAGAAGCATGCGGAGCAAGGTGGAGAAGAGAATGCAAAGAGAAGCAGGGAAAACCCTAAGGGAGATGAGACGTGCGAAGAAACTAAGGAAAAAGTTAATGACAGAGGATGAGAGGCTCATATACAACTTAAGACGA GCGAAGAAAAAGGTGGCTTTGCTCCTGCAAAAGCTCAAGAAGTATGAGCTACCAGAATTACCTGCTCCTCGACACGATCCAGAGCTTTTAACTTCCGAACAGCTTCAGGCTTACAAAAAGATTGGCTTTAGGAATAGAAATTATGTCCCGGTTGGAGTTCGTGGAGTGTTTGGAGGTGTTGTTCAGAACATGCATCTTCATTGGAAGTTTCACGAGACTGTGCAAGTCTGTTGTGACAACTTCCCAAAGGAGAAAATTAGAGAGATGGCGACAATGCTTGCGAGATTAAGTGGTGGGATTGTCGTAAATATACATAATGTGAAGACGATTATAATGTTCCGCGGAAGAAACTATCGTCAGCCAAAGAATTTGATTCCCATTAACACACTTACCAAGAGGAAG GCTTTGTTCAAGGCTCGGTTTGAGCAAGCCCTCGAGTCGCAGAAGCTAAACATCAAGAAGATAGAGCAACAGCTACGCCGCAAGGGGGTAAACCCCGAGGACCCAGTTGCTATGGCTAGTATCCAGAGAGTCGCCTCGACGTTCTTCCGCGCCATCGATGAGCAGCAAGGAACTCCATATGTTTTCCGTGCAGACCGCAAACCAGGTTCGGAGACCAATGAAGTACAAGATGAGCCACTTGATCTGCCTTCTGAGGACAGTGATCAGGAGGAGCTCGACCGCTTCATCGCGGAGATCGAGGAAGCGGCTGATCAAGAGTGGGCGGAAGAGGAGGCAACAGAGAAGGAAGAGGCTACGAGAATAAGGTATTGGGGGAAGGACGATATGGGAATGAGGAGGAATAGTGCAAATTGGAGCGAAGAAGATTCGGCGGAAGATAGAGGCCATGGGAGATATAGGAGTGGTGGCGATAGGCGAAGAAGTATGGATATTCGGAAGTGGGATGGCGGGGATGAGATATCCGAGGGATCGGAAAGTGAGGAGTTGGAGTCGGGGGATGGCGGTGGCAGTGGTGACGACAATAGTGTGGATGAGATCCCTCGACGAATGGGAAGCGCGAGACCAAGGGAGGGAAAGGTTGGTCGTGGCGAAGGCTATAAAGCCAGGGGCGGTGGTGGATCGAGAGCGATAACTAGCGATAGATTAGATGATGGTTCTGATAGTGATGAACTTGGGGACATGAATGATGGTTTCTGGGAATCTGATGATGACAGGGGAGATGTTCGTTCGGCAGTTTCTGTACGTAACGATGTGTATAATTACCTTAGTAGTGGTGATGAAGATGATGGTGATGAGTGGAAAAACGGAAATATGCATGGTGAGTTGAAGAACAAAAAGATTGATGAGAGTTGGGACAGCGATTAA